AGAGCTGTGTCTTGTCGACCTGTGGGAAGCGGATCAACTTCCAGCGATCTTCACGGATGGCACGCTGTGTGTTGGTGTAGGAAAGGAAGAGCGCATCACGCACCGAGTCCTCTTTGCCATCGATGACGGGGGTCAGGCTCAGGGCATCCATGCCTTGCGGCTTCGTGGCGCCTGCGAGATCGCAGATGGTCGGCATGATGTCCATGAGGTAGCACAGTGCCTTCGTGCGTCCTTGAGGGATTCCCGGTCCCGCGAAGACCAGCGGCGCGCGGAAGCCATCGTCATACACATTCTGTTTTCCCAAGAGACCGTGGCTGCCCATGCCGAGTCCGTGATCCGAGGAGAAGATGATGATGGTGTTCTCTTCCAGTTCGAGGGACTTCATCGTGGCCAGCAGCCGTCCGATGTGTCCGTCCATGCAGGAGATGACGGCATAGTACTCGTGCAGATGCTGGCGCACGACATCCGGCGTGCGGGGGAAGGGGGCGAGCAGCTCATCCCGCACGGTGTTGGAGCCGATGTTCCACGGGTGCTGCGGTGCGTAGTTCTCCGGCAATGGGATGGCATCGCGATCATAGAGCTTCAGGTAGGGCTCTGCGGCCACGCGCGGATCGTGCGGATTCCCGAACGCGAGATACATGAAGAAGGGGCGCTTCTTGTCCCGCTCCTGCGTAAGGAATTTAATCGCTCCATCCACATAGTCGCGCCCTGGTTCGCCATTCAGGCGCTCTCCCTGATCATCGTGGATGTAGTTGTTGTGTTCGAAGGTGGCCTGGATGTTTGTGGCCGTGTTTCCCTTTTTGCCGAGGTGCCAGGTTTCGTAGCCCGCGCCCTTTAGTGCCACGGGGAGATTCGGTCCATCCGCGGGGGCGAGGTTTTGTCCCTTCCAGCGGAAGTAGGTGCGTCCGCTCAGCAGCATGTTCCGGCTGGGTGTGCACACAGCGCCAATGTTCGCACCCAGGCAGAAGGCATTGTCAAAGGTCATGCCCCGCTTCACGAGTGTGTCGATGTTGGGCGTCTTCACCACCGGATGCCCCAGCGCGCCAATGCAGTCGGCGCGCATGTCATCCGTGAAAAGGAAGAGGATGTTGGGCTTGGCCGGACCTGCTGCCTGCGCGCTGGTGGTGTGCAGGATGGAGAGCACAGTGACGGCGAGAACCTTCAGAAAATTGTGCAAAAGTCGGCGGAGCTGCATGGCGATGTAAAATGTGCGCAGGAGGCGAGTTTGGGACACTGCATGAAACGAAGGTGATGCGGGCACCTTTCCTCGCCGGGGGCATTCCACAGGGTTGGCGGCGGGAACGCAATACTCCTGGGCTCTCATCCGGCAGAAAAATCGAGTTTTGGCCAAACGAACTATCGTTTGCAGGCTAGTTGCTTGATTTTCAGCAAGCCATGCGATGGCCTTTTGGACATTGCCGAAGGCAGTTCGTGATAGGCTGACGGGAAGAGGTACCAACACATGAGGAGGAGGCAGTTTTCCATTCAATTTACGCCAATATGTTTGTTAAACAAACGTTGAATTGAGTGCACTCAGGAAGCTGCCTCATTGAATGATGTACGATAGTCTGACGCGGTAGTCCGCTATTGTCTGCGTCCCTGAGCCGTGCCCTGAAGGAGCGACGCTTGCCGATCAGTCCAGCTGGCCCAAGGTCCGAGCCCAGGTGAGAGCGTAGTTCTCTGCAAAATCTTCGCGTCGGCTCCTGGAGGACTTCTCGACAGTCCTGCCATCCTTCACCCGGCCACCCTGGGTGAGGCCGATTTTTCGGCTGCGGCGTGGTGGGTTTTGCATGGAAGTTTCGGCGAGTATCCCACGGGACGCTTGGTATTCCACACGAAAAAACCGCGACCCTTGTTAGAGTCGCGGTTTTTTTGCCTGAGCTATACGCAGCATCAACGATTGGAGGTCGCTACTGAAGCTTCTCCAGATCCAGGAGGGTGAAGCTCCTGGCGTCTTCACCCAGTGCCAGGATGGCAGCCTCCTTGGTGATATCTGCGGAGGAGGACTCAATGCGGACCTTCTGCACCCCTGTTTCAGAGGTGCTGGTGATCTTCACTTCCGCAACGCCAGCGAGTTTGCGGAGTGATGCTTTCACCTTGCCTGCACAGGCGCCGCAAAACAGGCCTGTGATGCGGCCCTCATAGACATGAGCGGCTGTGGCTTTGTCCCCAGCCTTGAGGTCCGGCATGATGCCAAGAATCAATGCAACGATGGTAAGAATGAATCGGGTCATATTTTGGATGTGTGATTTTGGAGTGTATTCTGTTTATGACGCAGGCTCGTCCAACAGCTTCTGGACGTCCTGTTGGAGGCGCTCGCGCATCAGGCTTGCGATCTCCGGTTGTGAGTGGAAGACGGCGTAGTACCCACGCACACACCCGCTGCGGTCCACCAGCACGATGCGGAGATCATGCATGTGGGTATCGAGCGGGTTGAGTTGCTCTTCCTGGGGAATGGTGGCAGCGGGTTCAAGCTGCAACCCCCCGGTCATGAATGCCCACAGGCTGGATTGCTTCCCGGTGAGGAACCACCAGGGAGCAGTCTCATCCAGGCCTATGCCTTTCGCGTATGCCGCCAGCATCTCCGCGGTGTCGCGCTCGGGAAGCACCGAGATCGACACCTGATGGAAGTCACTGCGCGAACCGTAAGTACGATGA
The Roseimicrobium gellanilyticum DNA segment above includes these coding regions:
- a CDS encoding SCO family protein — its product is MNADSESPKGISTGFNATRFWIVVVTVCLMIVAAATVFYRVLNQRFRSPASLPRFHTVSRDLEAYERTGKQVRMSDLRGKVHTIAYLYTVCPHGCAAVIGEMLKLHRTYGSRSDFHQVSISVLPERDTAEMLAAYAKGIGLDETAPWWFLTGKQSSLWAFMTGGLQLEPAATIPQEEQLNPLDTHMHDLRIVLVDRSGCVRGYYAVFHSQPEIASLMRERLQQDVQKLLDEPAS
- a CDS encoding heavy-metal-associated domain-containing protein codes for the protein MTRFILTIVALILGIMPDLKAGDKATAAHVYEGRITGLFCGACAGKVKASLRKLAGVAEVKITSTSETGVQKVRIESSSADITKEAAILALGEDARSFTLLDLEKLQ
- a CDS encoding sulfatase-like hydrolase/transferase → MQLRRLLHNFLKVLAVTVLSILHTTSAQAAGPAKPNILFLFTDDMRADCIGALGHPVVKTPNIDTLVKRGMTFDNAFCLGANIGAVCTPSRNMLLSGRTYFRWKGQNLAPADGPNLPVALKGAGYETWHLGKKGNTATNIQATFEHNNYIHDDQGERLNGEPGRDYVDGAIKFLTQERDKKRPFFMYLAFGNPHDPRVAAEPYLKLYDRDAIPLPENYAPQHPWNIGSNTVRDELLAPFPRTPDVVRQHLHEYYAVISCMDGHIGRLLATMKSLELEENTIIIFSSDHGLGMGSHGLLGKQNVYDDGFRAPLVFAGPGIPQGRTKALCYLMDIMPTICDLAGATKPQGMDALSLTPVIDGKEDSVRDALFLSYTNTQRAIREDRWKLIRFPQVDKTQLFDLSDDPGEVNDLATQPEQAERVEALMKKLASLQKEVGDDAPLKVDSPSVAEFTPPTEEERAKLNATGKARKNANKAKSAAR